One stretch of Tenrec ecaudatus isolate mTenEca1 chromosome 18, mTenEca1.hap1, whole genome shotgun sequence DNA includes these proteins:
- the LOC142432360 gene encoding uncharacterized protein LOC142432360, producing the protein MINAQKSVAVSDVVIKFTWEEWQLLDPAQKTLYQDVMLETYRHLVSIGYQVSKPDAFSWLERGEPPGSILEKSCGGMCSEIWKVDHLLGCTQKERTVDRMEQCYKCEALEFVVNQHQNNLPIVENHGILDLQEKSVKSILSLPRVNQSRSYTIKESVVLNGGEKTFLCADQEQCWAEMKFPECKKSDCRKSQSINHQKKNNNPTVHHQIHSRENRHVCTDCGKSFFWKRKLILHQRTHTGEKPYVCMQCGKGFTQNFYLRIHQRAHTGEKPYVCRECGKGFTTKRTLSTHQRIHSVEKPYICTDCGKSFSVQRHLIIHERVHTGEKPYVCSECGKGFTRNTTLRTHKVTHIAEKPHVCTDCGKGFSLKGILTLHQRAHTGEKPYVCMQCGKGFTRKSYLSVHQRAHTGEKPYVCHECGKGFTTKRTLSTHQRIHSVEKPYICTDCGKGFTVQSYLTVHERVHTGEKPYVCSECGKGFIKNSDLRTHKLIHSAEKPHVCAECGKGFIAQSRLTVHERVHTGEKPYVCSECGKGFIRNSDLSAHKLIHSAEKPHVCAECGKGFTNKSSLSVHQRTHTGEKPHVCAECGKGFTQKGNLKIHLRIHTGEKPYVCGECGKAFIQKLSLIGHQSFHTGKNPFACNQCGKSYTQKSALNQHQKVHKEKPFQCSEWDKGFKRRGHVSSKISYRTVTI; encoded by the exons atgatcaaCGCTCAG AAATCAGTGGCGGTCAGCGATGTGGTtataaagttcacctgggaggagtGGCAGCTCCtggaccctgctcagaagaccctctatcaggatgtgatgttggagacctaCCGCCACCTGGTGTCTATCG GCTATCAAGTTAGCAAACCTGATGCGTTCTCTTGGTTGGAACGAGGAGAACCACCAGGATCCATATTAGAAAAAAGCTGTGGTGGAATGTGTTCAG AAATCTGGAAAGTCGATCATTTGCTTGGAtgcacacaaaaagaaagaacagtagACAGAATGGAACAGTGCTACAAATGTGAAGCCTTGGAATTTGTTGTTAATCAGCACCAAAATAATTTACCTATTGTGGAAAATCATGGGATACTTGACTTACAAGAAAAATCTGTGAAATCAATTTTAAGTTTACCAAGAGTCAACCAGAGCAGGAGCTATACAATAAAGGAGTCTGTTGTGCTAAATGGAGGTGAGAAGACCTTTCTCTGTGCTGACCAAGAGCAATGTTGggctgaaatgaaattccctgagtgtaaaAAATCTGATTGCCGTAAGTCACAAAGCATTAATCATCAGAAAAAGAACAACAATCCCACTGTTCATCATCAGATTCATAGTAGAGAGAATCGCCATGTATGTACTGATTGTGGAAAAAGTTTCTTCTGGAAGAGAAAACTCATTCTCCATCAACGAACTCACACTGGTGAGAAACCCTATGTTTGTATGCAGTGTGGAAAAGGCTTCACCCAAAATTTCTATCTCCGTATAcatcagcgagctcatactggggagaaaccctatgtatgccgtgagtgtgggaaaggcttcaccacaAAGAGAACTCTTAGtactcatcagcgaattcatagtGTAGAGAAACCCTATATATGTACTGATTGTGGAAAAAGTTTCTCGGTGCAGCGCCACCTCATCATACATGAGCGAgttcatactggggagaaaccctatgtatgcagtgagtgtgggaaaggcttcacccgAAATACTACTCTCAGGACTCATAAGGTAACTCATATTGCAGAGAAGCCCCATGTATGTACTGATTGTGGGAAAGGCTTCTCATTGAAAGGAATACTTACTCTCCATCAGCGAGCTCACACTGGTGAGAAACCCTATGTTTGTATGCAGTGTGGAAAAGGCTTCACCCGAAAGTCCTATCTCAGTGTACATCAGCGCGCTCACACTggtgagaaaccctatgtatgccaTGAGTGTGGGAAAGGCTTTACCACAAAGAGAACTCTCAGTACTCACCAGAGAATTCATAGTGTAGAGAAACCCTATATATGTACTGATTGTGGAAAGGGTTTCACGGTGCAGAGCTATCTCACTGTACACGAGCGAgttcatactggggagaaaccctatgtatgcagTGAGTGTGGGAAAGGATTTATCAAAAACAGTGATCTCAGGACTCATAAGCTAATTCATAGtgcagagaaaccccatgtatgtgctgaatgtggaaaaggcttcataGCTCAGAGCCGTCTCACTGTACATGAACGAgttcatactggggagaaaccctatgtatgcagTGAGTGTGGGAAAGGCTTTATcagaaacagtgatctcagtgctcaTAAGCTAATTCATAGTGCAGAGAAACCCCACGTATGtgctgaatgtggaaaaggcttcactAACAAGAGCTCTCTcagtgttcatcagcgaactcatactggtgaaAAACCCCACGTATGTGCTGAATGTGGAAAAGGTTTCACCcagaaaggaaatctcaaaattcatctacgaattcatactggagaaaaaccctatgtatgtggggagtgtggtaaagctttcattCAGAAGTTATCCCTCATAGGACACCAGAGTTTTCACACAGGGAAGAATCCCTTTGCCTGCAATCAATGCGGAAAATCTTATACCCAgaagtcagcactgaatcaacatcaAAAAGTTCACAAAGAGAAACCTTTTCAATGCAGTGAGTGGGACAAAGGTTTCAAAAGAAGAGGTCATGTCTCATCAAAGATTTCATATAGGACAGTTACCATTTAG